A genomic segment from Torulaspora globosa chromosome 3, complete sequence encodes:
- the ICL1 gene encoding isocitrate lyase 1 (ancestral locus Anc_7.247): MTFETEQNTQDYQALKKELSASASEIKKWWSEPRWKNTKRIYTAEDIAARRGTFPPVEYPSSVMAKKLYKVLLQHSREGTVAKTFGALDPVHITQMAKYLDTIYVSGWQCSSTASTSNEPGPDLADYPMDTVPNKVEHLFKAQLFHDRKQLEARANAASQQELDAMGPPVDYLTPIIADGDAGHGGLTAVFKLTKMFIERGAAGIHMEDQTSTNKKCGHMAGRCVIPVQEHVNRLTTVRMCADIMHSDLIVVARTDSEAATLISSTIDVRDHYFIVGATNPEVEAQPFAEVMDKAILAGASGPELAQIEAQWCKKAGLKLFHEAFADEVARSNLSNKKQIVAEFRSKVGPYTATPHREAQKLAKQLLGHEVYFNWDVPRVREGLYRYQGGTECAIMRARAFAPYADLVWMESNYPDYPQAKQFAEGVRSEYPHQMLAYNLSPSFNWTKAMSVDEQATFIERLGQLGYNWQFITLAGLHTTALAVNNFAREFSKHGMKAYAQNVQKREMDEGVDVLKHQKWSGAEYIDSLLKLAQGGVSATAAMGVGVTEDQFKDQQNSKL; this comes from the coding sequence ATGACTTTTGAGACTGAACAAAACACTCAGGACTATCAagcgctgaagaaggagctaAGTGCTTCTGCAAGcgagatcaagaaatggtGGTCCGAACCGCGTTGGAAAAATACCAAGAGGATCTATACTGCTGAGGATATTGCCGCAAGAAGAGGTACTTTCCCTCCTGTGGAGTATCCGTCGTCTGTGATGGCTAAGAAGTTATACAAGGTGCTGTTGCAGCACAGCAGGGAGGGGACCGTGGCCAAGACGTTTGGTGCGTTGGATCCCGTTCATATCACGCAGATGGCAAAGTATCTGGACACGATTTATGTTTCTGGATGGCAGTGTTCTTCTACGGCCTCGACGTCCAATGAACCAGGTCCCGATTTGGCAGACTATCCAATGGACACGGTGCCTAACAAGGTAGAGCATCTGTTCAAGGCACAGTTGTTCCACGACAGGAAACAGCTGGAGGCGAGAGCGAACGCTGCGTCGCAGCAGGAACTGGACGCTATGGGGCCACCAGTCGACTATCTGACGCCAATTATCGCGGACGGAGACGCCGGACACGGTGGGTTGACCGCGGTGTTCAAGCTGACCAAGATGTTCATTGAGCGTGGTGCCGCCGGCATCCACATGGAGGACCAGACCTCGACCAACAAGAAGTGCGGCCACATGGCGGGCCGCTGCGTGATCCCGGTACAGGAGCACGTCAACAGGCTGACTACCGTGAGGATGTGCGCCGACATCATGCACTCGGACCTGATCGTTGTGGCCAGAACGGACTCCGAAGCGGCGACACTGATCAGCTCTACCATCGACGTCAGAGACCACTACTTTATCGTAGGTGCCACGAACCCAGAGGTCGAGGCGCAACCGTTTGCTGAAGTCATGGACAAGGCCATTCTCGCAGGCGCATCCGGCCCGGAGCTGGCTCAGATCGAAGCCCAATGGTGCAAGAAGGCCGGTCTCAAACTGTTCCATGAAGCGTTCGCAGACGAAGTAGCCAGGTCCAACCTATCGAACAAGAAACAGATCGTCGCCGAGTTCAGATCCAAAGTCGGACCCTACACCGCGACCCCACACAGAGAAGCACAGAAGCTTGCCAAACAGCTGCTTGGACACGAAGTCTACTTCAACTGGGACGTCCCCCGCGTCAGAGAGGGTCTATACCGCTACCAGGGCGGCACCGAGTGTGCCATCATGAGAGCCCGCGCCTTCGCACCCTACGCGGACCTCGTCTGGATGGAGAGCAACTATCCAGACTACCCACAGGCCAAGCAGTTCGCCGAAGGCGTCCGCTCCGAGTACCCACACCAGATGCTCGCCTACAACCTCTCGCCCTCGTTCAACTGGACCAAGGCCATGTCCGTAGACGAGCAAGCCACCTTCATCGAGAGACTCGGCCAGCTCGGCTACAACTGGCAGTTCATCACCCTGGCAGGGCTGCACACAACAGCACTCGCAGTGAACAACTTCGCACGTGAATTCTCCAAACACGGCATGAAGGCATACGCCCAAAACGTGCAAAAGAGGGAGATGGACGAGGGCGTCGATGTGCTAAAGCACCAGAAATGGTCCGGAGCCGAGTACATCGACAGTCTACTGAAACTAGCCCAAGGTGGCGTAAGCGCCACCGCGGCAATGGGCGTCGGTGTCACGGAAGATCAGTTCAAAGATCAGCAGAACAGCAAGCTCTAG
- a CDS encoding uncharacterized protein (ancestral locus Anc_7.248) — protein MAKKDKGPKVSTVTTKEGETLKVFEDLNDFETFIKQETEDDSFDNLHCQLRYYPPFVLQEAHNDPEKIANTANCHSKKFVRHLHQHVEKHLLKDIKAAVNLRDLKFRNKSKDESFERIVWHYGEDTEYHEKKFHIEVGVTCNHDNAMVDVDYKTVPLR, from the coding sequence ATGGCAAAGAAGGACAAGGGCCCAAAGGTCTCCACTGTTACGACGAAGGAAGGTGAGACTTTGAAGGTGTTCGAGGACTTGAACGACTTCGAGACTTTCATCAAACAGGAGACTGAGGATGACAGCTTTGACAACCTGCATTGCCAGCTGAGGTACTATCCGCCATTCGTGCTGCAGGAGGCACACAACGATCCGGAGAAGATCGCGAACACTGCGAACTGCCACTCGAAGAAGTTTGTGCGTCATCTGCACCAGCACGTCGAAAAGCACTTGTTGAAGGACATCAAGGCAGCTGTCAACTTGCGGGACTTGAAGTTCCGTAACAAGTCCAAGGACGAGAGTTTCGAGCGCATCGTGTGGCACTACGGGGAGGACACCGAGTATcatgagaagaagttccACATCGAAGTTGGAGTCACCTGCAATCACGATAACGCGATGGTGGACGTCGACTACAAGACCGTCCCTCTTAGATAG
- the MOT2 gene encoding CCR4-NOT core ubiquitin-protein ligase subunit MOT2 (ancestral locus Anc_7.249), which produces MTLNPHVHENLKAIQQALSNYDMSFLSDDEEDFCPLCLEPMDITDKNFKPCPCGYQICQFCYNNIRQNEELNGRCPACRRKYDDESVEYVTLTPEELKMEREKQARKEWERKQRDKERKENEYANRKHLAGMRVIQKNLVYVVGINPPVPYEEVASLLKSDKYFGQYGKINKIVVNRKAPHSNANDHYHSNNINNIVPGYGVYITFSKKEDAAKCIAQVDGTYMDGRLVKAAYGTTKYCSSYLRGLPCPNPNCMFLHEPGEEADSFNRRELSNKQQPPQMHQSLPQQTRPHVSNAIFKSTVTSTTVSGSGHGSGTPSPAPVKLQLHHDNHQNGTGSSTPVLIPAPVPAGSNPWGVTQSATPITSLNLSKNNSSHNLPSLSSTLGHHNNHQHGEQSSVSAHKKKQHNANGKEFVDPYDALDSAVRFLDSRISSLSNYKSQDIHLKSDLVDDETYKRYPSLFSWSNIETSEDSSGELTKKLVDILATNPVDYSASVISFLQNASASANNDLTIRNPLPQHILPQPVPQATAQQQHPLNVSTPPPPGMFTAQHIAMQQQQQQQQQHQQRQQQQSKADNGASNNSTDFLNQLINGRRVAAGN; this is translated from the coding sequence ATGACTTTGAATCCACATGTTCATGAGAACTTGAAAGCCATTCAACAGGCCTTGAGTAACTACGATATGTCGTTTCTGtccgatgatgaagaggatttTTGCCCTCTATGTCTAGAGCCAATGGATATAACGGATAAAAACTTCAAACCATGTCCCTGCGGTTATCAAATATGTCAGTTCTGCTATAACAACATAAGGCAGAATGAAGAACTTAACGGACGTTGTCCGGCCTGTCGCCGTAAATACGACGACGAAAGTGTGGAATATGTGACTCTTACACctgaagagctgaaaatGGAGAGAGAAAAGCAGGCTAGGAAGGAATGGGAGAGGAAACAGAGGGATAAGgagagaaaggagaatGAGTATGCCAACAGGAAGCATCTGGCCGGCATGAGAGTAATCCAGAAGAACCTTGTTTATGTTGTCGGCATTAACCCACCTGTGCCTTACGAGGAAGTTGCCTCATTGCTGAAGTCTGATAAGTACTTCGGACAATACGGCAAGATAAACAAGATAGTGGTGAACAGGAAAGCTCCACATTCAAATGCGAACGATCACTACCATTCTAATAACATCAACAATATCGTACCGGGCTACGGTGTTTACATcactttttcaaagaaggaagacGCTGCCAAATGTATCGCCCAGGTCGATGGCACTTACATGGATGGCAGACTGGTCAAGGCAGCGTACGGTACTACTAAATATTGCTCATCCTATCTGAGAGGGCTTCCTTGTCCGAACCCTAATTGCATGTTTTTACATGAGCCTGGTGAAGAGGCTGATTCCTTTAACAGAAGAGAACTAAGCAACAAACAACAGCCCCCTCAAATGCATCAGTCGCTACCTCAGCAGACACGCCCACATGTCAGTAATGCTATTTTCAAGAGCACCGTAACTTCAACCACGGTCAGCGGTTCTGGACATGGCTCCGGCACTCCGTCGCCCGCACCCGTTAAACTTCAGCTGCATCACGATAACCATCAAAATGGAACAGGTTCTTCTACTCCAGTGTTAATTCCGGCGCCCGTGCCAGCCGGCTCAAACCCCTGGGGTGTTACTCAATCCGCTACGCCAATCACGTCTCTCAACCTGTCGAAAAACAATAGCTCCCACAACCTACCTTCGCTAAGCAGTACTTTGGGCCACCACAATAATCATCAACATGGCGAGCAAAGTAGCGTCAGTGCGCACAAGAAAAAGCAGCATAATGCAAACGGCAAGGAATTTGTCGATCCTTATGATGCTCTGGACAGCGCTGTGAGATTTTTGGATTCTAGAATTTCCTCACTTTCTAACTACAAATCGCAGGATATCCATCTGAAATCGGACTTAGTGGACGATGAAACCTACAAGCGTTATCCTTCTCTGTTTTCGTGGAGCAATATTGAAACTTCTGAAGACAGCAGCGGGGAATTGACCAAAAAACTGGTGGATATACTGGCGACAAACCCAGTGGATTACTCAGCTTCTGTCATTTCATTTTTGCAAAACGCTAGCGCTAGCGCCAACAATGATCTTACTATTCGCAATCCCCTGCCACAACATATCCTTCCTCAACCAGTACCACAGGCCACCGCACAGCAACAACATCCGTTGAATGTCAGCACACCTCCTCCACCAGGAATGTTCACAGCGCAACACATCGCcatgcagcagcagcagcagcagcagcaacaacatcagcagcgccagcagcagcaatcAAAGGCAGACAATGGTGCTTCGAACAACTCGACGGACTTTTTAAACCAACTAATTAATGGCAGGAGAGTCGCTGcaggcaattga
- the SNP1 gene encoding U1 snRNP complex subunit SNP1 (ancestral locus Anc_7.250), producing the protein MSYNLNKFTADVSRLFKPRPPLEYKKPVDYPLEKRQTCPHISGVAGLLRDSLNDYMERFPEGSENAHLRKYEEAANHKTEERRQLDNELRRWNPHNDPNMKDTDPYRTIFVGRLPYDTSEVELQKKFSEFGEIEKVRVVRDKISNHSKGYAFVVFTDPQSSRSACKEYGLHRGIKIKERTCIVDIERGRTVRYFKPRRLGGGLGGRGYTKAEDMSRFSTGPATRFGEQPHRRSTYETKRYGTNWPSRPRYTGPSRFSQSTPVPRASAPVTSDSSGYRGPSMTSPALPVKTSYRSRNARAHETRGTSKIEEPDY; encoded by the coding sequence ATGTCATATAATCTCAATAAGTTTACAGCAGATGTATCACGACTGTTCAAGCCAAGACCACCATTAGAGTACAAAAAGCCAGTCGATTATCCGCTGGAAAAGCGTCAAACATGTCCGCATATCTCAGGTGTTGCTGGTTTGCTAAGGGATTCCTTGAATGATTACATGGAGCGTTTCCCTGAAGGATCAGAGAACGCTCACCTTCGAAAATATGAAGAGGCTGCTAATCACAAGACCGAAGAGCGCCGGCAACTGGATAATGAATTGCGTCGATGGAACCCGCATAACGATCCCAATATGAAAGATACTGATCCCTATCGAACGATTTTTGTCGGTAGACTACCATATGATACATCAGAAGTCGAGCTACAGAAGAAGTTCAGTGAGTTCGGCGAAATTGAAAAGGTCCGAGTTGTCAGAGATAAGATAAGCAACCATTCTAAAGGCTATGCGTTTGTGGTGTTCACCGATCCTCAAAGTAGCAGATCTGCCTGTAAAGAATATGGGTTGCATAGAGGaatcaagatcaaagagcGTACCTGTATCGTAGATATCGAGAGAGGCCGAACCGTCAGGTACTTCAAACCTAGAAGGCTTGGCGGCGGATTGGGCGGTCGAGGCTACACAAAAGCTGAGGATATGTCGAGATTTTCTACTGGCCCTGCGACGAGGTTTGGCGAGCAACCTCATAGAAGATCGACCTACGAGACAAAAAGATATGGAACCAACTGGCCTTCCAGGCCTAGATACACAGGCCCAAGCAGATTTTCACAGTCTACACCTGTACCTCGCGCCTCAGCTCCTGTGACTTCAGATTCTTCGGGCTATCGAGGACCATCCATGACGAGTCCCGCCTTGCCAGTTAAGACATCGTATAGATCGAGAAACGCAAGAGCTCACGAGACCAGGGGAACCAGCAAGATCGAGGAGCCGGACTACTGA